Proteins encoded within one genomic window of Geotalea daltonii FRC-32:
- a CDS encoding c-type cytochrome, with protein sequence MHHLLMRLILIGTAAATMMLSGCGGSNQSSAPPTVSGIAATGLPIVGQVYLKDSAATPRELSAPTGKDGSYVINVSGLTAPFIVKAQWNGSQSLVSFASAPGTANINPLSHLIVASAAGVTDPETLYNSSQESKIRISSGLQSSISQVISQLKPLMDAYGVTVDPISGPFVANHTGLDAMLDGVKMEASGGTVTVSNRATGGTIFTAPIGGMMSGTFTAANLPAVSPGQAQPSIDGASLYAANCASCHGALTSSSKPGASVARIQSAINAQVGGMGSLSTLTPEQVQAIAMALATAPSSPPSGTPNPTPAPNPAPGTAPPATVDGPALYAGNCAGCHGALATSTKKGMTLTRLDSSINSGIGGMGSLSSLTVTEKQAIVDALATAASTPTPAPAPTTPEPTPVPTPATPIDGAALYAGNCAGCHGVLASSGKKGTTLTRLQSAISNNIAGMGTLSPLSTAQLQAIVDVLAAVAPTPTPTPTPAPGPTPAPAPAPAPVDGATLYAGNCAACHGALASSGKAGATAVRIQAGINNNAGGMGTLSSLSSSQVQGIADALATITPAPTPAPAPVCGSCHALPPANGKHSKHRSRSCSTCHGTGYSATTVNSAIHSNGVKNVVSTIGWNPSARTCANSCHGRESW encoded by the coding sequence ATGCACCATTTATTAATGCGATTGATTCTGATCGGCACCGCAGCCGCAACGATGATGTTGTCAGGCTGTGGCGGTTCGAACCAAAGTTCAGCTCCCCCAACCGTATCCGGTATTGCAGCGACAGGTTTGCCAATCGTCGGCCAAGTCTATCTTAAAGACTCAGCAGCAACTCCAAGGGAATTATCGGCCCCAACGGGCAAAGATGGTTCGTATGTCATCAATGTTTCCGGACTTACAGCTCCATTCATCGTAAAAGCGCAATGGAATGGTTCCCAATCCCTTGTCTCTTTCGCAAGTGCCCCCGGTACCGCCAACATCAATCCGCTTTCCCATCTTATTGTTGCCAGTGCAGCCGGCGTGACCGATCCGGAGACCCTCTACAATTCCAGCCAAGAGTCGAAGATACGCATTTCCAGCGGCTTGCAGTCGTCTATCTCCCAGGTGATCTCCCAACTGAAACCGCTTATGGATGCCTACGGGGTGACGGTCGATCCCATCTCGGGTCCCTTTGTCGCCAATCATACGGGGCTGGATGCCATGCTTGACGGTGTAAAAATGGAGGCTTCCGGTGGAACGGTAACCGTCAGCAACCGCGCAACCGGGGGCACAATATTCACAGCTCCGATCGGCGGCATGATGAGCGGCACATTCACCGCCGCCAATCTCCCTGCGGTTTCTCCGGGCCAGGCACAGCCATCCATTGATGGGGCATCCCTCTATGCGGCCAACTGTGCTTCCTGCCACGGCGCATTGACTTCTTCGTCCAAGCCAGGGGCATCGGTGGCCCGCATTCAATCGGCGATTAACGCGCAAGTAGGGGGTATGGGTTCCCTGTCAACATTGACACCGGAACAGGTACAGGCTATTGCCATGGCCCTTGCAACTGCACCGTCATCGCCGCCGTCCGGCACTCCCAATCCAACACCGGCACCAAATCCGGCGCCAGGCACTGCGCCACCCGCCACTGTTGATGGCCCGGCACTTTACGCCGGTAACTGCGCCGGCTGCCATGGCGCCCTGGCCACCTCGACCAAAAAGGGCATGACGCTTACCAGGCTTGATTCCTCCATCAATTCCGGCATAGGCGGGATGGGCAGCCTGTCATCGCTGACCGTCACGGAGAAACAGGCTATTGTCGATGCCCTTGCTACAGCTGCATCCACACCCACACCGGCTCCGGCTCCAACGACACCTGAGCCAACGCCGGTGCCGACACCGGCAACACCGATTGATGGCGCCGCGCTCTATGCCGGCAACTGCGCCGGCTGCCATGGCGTGCTGGCAAGCTCAGGCAAAAAAGGGACGACCCTGACCCGTCTCCAGTCTGCCATCAGCAACAACATTGCCGGAATGGGCACGCTTTCCCCATTGAGCACCGCGCAACTACAGGCCATCGTCGATGTACTTGCTGCCGTCGCCCCAACACCAACACCTACCCCAACACCGGCACCTGGACCGACTCCTGCACCGGCACCAGCACCAGCACCGGTAGATGGTGCAACCCTTTATGCCGGCAATTGCGCTGCCTGTCATGGTGCATTGGCAAGCTCAGGCAAGGCAGGAGCAACAGCTGTCCGAATCCAGGCCGGGATCAATAACAATGCAGGCGGCATGGGAACCCTCTCTTCACTGAGTTCCAGCCAGGTTCAGGGTATCGCCGATGCACTGGCAACCATAACTCCGGCACCGACGCCTGCTCCTGCGCCTGTTTGTGGCAGCTGCCATGCCCTTCCTCCGGCGAACGGGAAACATTCAAAACATCGCAGCCGTTCGTGCTCCACCTGCCATGGCACCGGTTACAGTGCCACAACAGTAAATTCGGCAATCCACAGCAATGGCGTCAAAAATGTGGTCAGCACCATCGGGTGGAATCCATCGGCGCGTACCTGTGCTAACTCATGCCATGGACGGGAGTCCTGGTAA
- a CDS encoding CDP-diacylglycerol diphosphatase has protein sequence MRIRHISTGRKSIIAALLPAFLLLSVAQCLGADRNILWDTISTCIDTSDKDYCSKCNSPRVEIDCRTCRNTLQVWAESKEFAAIRDRKMCDCPEDFVHGLVIPRSRVTGGEDPLRPDGIWQFAWDTALKRLNEGEIALVVNPKLDRSQDQLHVHMVRVRRETLPSDPSRVGVVQSLDRVWYEAARKAAALEWKDYGVLVTKAANGYQVVIDKASPEDLYTQARCR, from the coding sequence ATGCGGATTCGTCACATCTCCACCGGACGTAAATCTATAATCGCGGCCCTGCTGCCGGCCTTTCTCCTGCTATCCGTTGCGCAGTGCCTCGGCGCCGACAGGAATATCCTTTGGGATACCATCTCCACCTGCATCGACACCAGCGACAAGGATTATTGCTCCAAATGCAACTCACCACGGGTGGAGATCGACTGCCGTACTTGCCGCAACACACTTCAGGTCTGGGCCGAATCGAAGGAATTCGCGGCGATCCGCGACCGGAAGATGTGCGATTGCCCGGAAGACTTCGTTCATGGGCTGGTCATCCCCCGCAGCCGGGTGACAGGGGGGGAGGACCCCCTGCGACCCGACGGCATTTGGCAATTTGCCTGGGATACTGCTCTGAAGCGGTTAAATGAAGGGGAGATCGCCCTGGTGGTCAATCCCAAACTGGACAGAAGCCAGGACCAGCTCCATGTGCATATGGTCAGGGTGAGGCGGGAGACTCTGCCTTCGGACCCCTCAAGGGTCGGCGTTGTTCAGTCCCTGGACCGGGTCTGGTATGAAGCGGCGCGGAAAGCCGCGGCACTGGAATGGAAGGATTACGGGGTGCTGGTAACCAAAGCTGCAAACGGGTATCAGGTGGTCATTGACAAGGCGAGCCCCGAAGACCTGTATACCCAGGCGCGATGCAGGTAA
- a CDS encoding zinc ribbon domain-containing protein, translated as MQCPYCKEEILDGAVKCKHCGSMVGFPPRSAGQGDFGVMFENAVRIWKGNLADLVLLTLVFLLVVWIPIANIGFIAGYVRSVIKVSRGEGTAQVGDLFNAWDCFPNLFLFILINVIVGLVLNVVPFFGNIASIALGFVVFPGAFLIIDKGANITDAYKWCCETIQADFANWLQAYLVGNVIFFAGALALFIGIIFTAPLGQLIFVQQYDRVKPGTPTIIV; from the coding sequence ATGCAATGCCCCTACTGCAAAGAAGAAATCCTCGACGGCGCCGTCAAGTGCAAGCATTGCGGCTCAATGGTGGGATTCCCGCCGCGTTCGGCCGGACAGGGGGACTTCGGCGTCATGTTTGAAAATGCGGTGCGGATCTGGAAGGGGAACCTGGCGGACCTGGTTCTGTTGACGCTGGTTTTCCTGCTGGTGGTCTGGATACCCATCGCCAACATCGGCTTCATCGCCGGGTATGTGCGGTCGGTCATCAAGGTGTCGCGGGGAGAGGGGACGGCCCAGGTGGGGGACCTTTTCAATGCCTGGGACTGCTTTCCCAACCTTTTTCTCTTCATCCTCATCAATGTCATCGTTGGCCTGGTCCTGAACGTCGTGCCCTTCTTCGGCAACATTGCTTCCATTGCCTTGGGGTTCGTCGTTTTCCCGGGTGCTTTCCTGATCATCGATAAGGGGGCAAATATCACCGATGCTTACAAATGGTGTTGCGAAACAATCCAGGCTGATTTTGCCAACTGGCTGCAGGCATATCTGGTGGGGAACGTGATATTCTTCGCCGGCGCTTTGGCTTTGTTCATCGGTATCATCTTTACGGCCCCCCTTGGGCAGCTCATCTTCGTTCAGCAGTACGACCGGGTAAAACCCGGCACCCCCACCATCATAGTCTGA
- a CDS encoding glutaredoxin family protein, translating to MVKLLVVFILLSFVAGPASAEVYRYTDNQGQLHFVDDIAKVPKKYRKQLVNQKPAAEISIMETPPALKGKSQESDSVQPQAKQAVSSGVEVFVTSSCGYCRKMLRFLNEKGIPYKVRDIEQDNEAARTFRQLGGRGVPVTRIGTRVINGYNPQAVMAAINGNP from the coding sequence TTTTATTCTTCTGAGTTTTGTTGCCGGCCCGGCGTCAGCCGAGGTCTACCGTTATACGGACAATCAGGGGCAACTTCATTTCGTTGACGACATTGCAAAGGTGCCGAAAAAGTACCGCAAACAGCTGGTGAATCAGAAACCGGCAGCGGAAATATCGATCATGGAGACACCGCCGGCTTTAAAGGGAAAAAGCCAGGAATCTGATTCTGTGCAACCTCAGGCAAAGCAGGCAGTCAGCAGCGGAGTTGAAGTGTTTGTCACTTCCAGCTGTGGTTATTGCCGCAAAATGCTGCGTTTCCTCAATGAGAAAGGCATACCGTATAAAGTGCGGGATATAGAGCAAGACAATGAGGCGGCACGCACCTTTCGTCAACTGGGAGGGCGGGGCGTACCGGTCACAAGGATTGGTACCAGGGTAATCAATGGTTATAATCCTCAGGCGGTTATGGCTGCCATAAACGGGAACCCCTGA